From Aythya fuligula isolate bAytFul2 chromosome 20, bAytFul2.pri, whole genome shotgun sequence, a single genomic window includes:
- the LOC116497445 gene encoding argininosuccinate lyase, whose amino-acid sequence MASEARGDKLWGGRFSGSTDPIMEKLNSSIAYDQRLSEVDIQGSKAYAKALEKAGILTKTELEKILSGLEKISEEWSKGVFVVKQSDEDIHTANERRLKELIGDIAGKLHTGRSRNDQVVTDLKLFMKNSLSVISTHLLQLIKTLVERAAIEIDVILPGYTHLQKAQPIRWSQFLLSHAVALTRDSERLGEVKKRINVLPLGSGALAGNPLDIDREMLRSELEFASISLNSMDAISERDFVVEFLSFATLLMIHLSKMAEDLIIYSTSEFGFLTLSDAFSTGSSLMPQKKNPDSLELIRSKAGRVFGRLASILMVLKGLPSTYNKDLQEDKEAVFDVVDTLTAVLQVATGVISTLQISKENMEKALTPEMLATDLALYLVRKGVPFRQAHTASGKAVHLAETKGITINKLSLEDLKSISPQFSSDVSQVFNFVNSVEQYTALGGTAKSSVTTQIEQLRELMKKQKEQA is encoded by the exons ATGGCATCCGAGGCGAGG GGAGATAAACTTTGGGGAGGAAGATTCAGTGGAAGCACAGATCCCATCATGGAGAAGCTCAACTCTTCCATTGCCTATGACCAGAGGCTGTCTGAAGTTGATATCCAGGGGAGCAAGGCTTATGCCAAAGCTCTGGAGAAGGCTGGGATCCTAACTAAGACTGAACTGGAGAAGATCCTGAGTGGCCTGGAAAag ATCTCTGAGGAATGGTCTAAGGGAGTCTTTGTGGTGAAACAGAGCGATGAGGATATCCACACTGCCAACGAACGCAGACTGAAG GAGCTGATTGGTGATATTGCTGGAAAGCTGCACACTGGAAGAAGCAGGAATGATCAG GTTGTGACTGACTTGAAGCTGTTCATGAAGAATTCCCTCTCTGTCATCTCCActcacctgctgcagctcatcAAGACCCTGGTGGAACGTGCTGCCAT AGAAATTGATGTTATCTTGCCTGGCTACACCCACCTGCAGAAGGCCCAGCCCATCAGATGGAGCCAGTTCTTGCTCAG CCATGCTGTTGCCCTGACCCGTGACTCTGAGCGCCTGGGAGAGGTGAAGAAGAGGATCAACGTCCTGCCCCTGGGAAG CGGTGCTCTGGCTGGCAACCCCCTGGACATTGACAGAGAGATGCTGCGTAGTG AGCTGGAATTTGCTTCCATCAGCCTGAACAGCATGGATGCCATTAGTGAGAGAGACTTTGTGG TGGAATTCCTCTCTTTTGCCACCCTGCTGATGATCCACCTTAGCAAGATGGCTGAAGATCTCATCATCTACAGCACCAGCGAGTTTGGCTTCCTGACCCTTTCTGATGCCTTCAG cactggcagcagcctgATGCCTCAGAAGAAGAACCCTGATAGCCTGGAACTGATCCGCAGCAAGGCTGGACGTGTGTTTGGACGG ctggctTCAATTCTCATGGTTCTCAAAGGACTTCCAAGCACCTACAACAAGGACCTGCAG GAGGACAAGGAGGCTGTCTTTGATGTTGTGGACACCCTGACTGCTGTGCTTCAGGTTGCCACTGGGGTGATCTCTACCCTCCAG ATCAGCAAGGAGAACATGGAGAAGGCTCTGACCCCTGAGATGCTGGCTACTGACCTGGCTCTCTACTTGGTTCGCAAAGGA GTGCCATTCAGACAAGCCCACACTGCTTCGGGGAAGGCCGTCCACCTTGCCGAGACCAAAGGCATCACCATCAATAAACTCAGCCTGGAGGACCTGAAGAGCATCAG cccccagtTCAGCAGCGATGTCTCCCAGGTCTTCAACTTTGTCAACAGCGTGGAGCAGTACACTGCCCTGGGCGGTACCGCCAAGAGCAGCGTGACTACCCAGATcgagcagctgagggagctgatgaagaagcagaaggaacaaGCTTAG